A DNA window from Criblamydia sequanensis CRIB-18 contains the following coding sequences:
- a CDS encoding ligase-associated DNA damage response DEXH box helicase — MKIATAYFSKKNYRPFPFQEETWNAMEKGLSGLVSIATGSGKTYAVYFGALEKAIHEPYEGLQILYISPLRSLTRDVEKALMDPIKTLSLPLTIESRTSDTASKIKSKQLRVLPNILITTPESLSLLLSHDSDSFKGLQTIIIDEWHELLGTKRGVLLELSLAHLRRVSPKVSTWAISATIGNLEEAAQIAVGAKNPYSLISKNVARALECQIILPDELKEMPLTGRYGLRLFPYVIPYLDPESTTIIFVNTRAQAESWFRAISEFEKGWKKITALHHSALDREVREEVETKAKSGDLSFIIATSSLDLGIDFPSVDKVIQIGSPKSVSRLLQRAGRSRHRPNEPSHILLLPTHALEVIEIKSLIQAVTKNKIEKREPLTQNFDVLVQHLTTLALGSGLDPHLGFEEALSTHAFKDLTKEEFEECLDFLIRGGKSLKAYPDYKKIHLENGLLKVKEKQIATRHRLSIGTIQSEASASVRMVKGKNVGSLEESFISQLAPGEHFSLGGVAYQLIRYKDLVATVRLSKNPKLIHTPIWGGGLLPFSKTAASELKLVLDDFATKKSRDDSITTKILEWQEKISTVPKKEEFLVEEIKTRDGWHLFFYPLLGRKTHEALALLFSYRLTHLFETTLSFAANDFGFEILSSKKLEIDEKKIKELCSLDSALLDLEKSVHLSEIAKVKFREIARISGLVFTGYPGGFSKSLRQLQASSSLLFDVFTKYDPEQFLLKQAYFEAKLEKLGLDDFLEDLKSINELTIKHIELKKLSLFSLPLYAELDLGRLSSEDIFKRIETIRKGWRKSA; from the coding sequence ATGAAAATTGCAACTGCTTATTTTAGCAAAAAAAATTACCGCCCTTTTCCTTTCCAGGAAGAAACTTGGAATGCTATGGAAAAGGGGTTAAGCGGTCTTGTCTCAATTGCTACAGGCTCCGGAAAAACCTATGCCGTTTATTTTGGAGCGTTAGAAAAAGCGATTCATGAACCCTATGAAGGGCTGCAAATTCTCTATATCTCCCCCTTGAGATCCTTGACAAGAGATGTTGAAAAAGCGCTTATGGATCCCATAAAAACTTTATCGCTTCCTCTTACTATCGAAAGCAGGACAAGCGACACAGCTTCCAAAATAAAATCGAAACAGCTTAGAGTTTTACCAAATATTCTAATCACTACACCTGAGAGCTTATCCCTTCTTCTTTCCCACGACTCTGATTCTTTCAAAGGATTGCAAACCATCATCATCGATGAGTGGCATGAACTTCTAGGCACTAAAAGAGGTGTGCTTCTAGAGCTTTCCCTAGCCCATCTAAGAAGAGTTTCCCCAAAAGTAAGCACGTGGGCCATTTCAGCAACTATTGGAAACTTAGAGGAAGCAGCGCAAATAGCTGTCGGAGCGAAAAATCCCTATAGTCTTATTTCAAAAAATGTAGCTAGAGCCTTAGAATGCCAGATTATTCTTCCTGATGAATTAAAAGAGATGCCTTTAACCGGACGGTATGGACTAAGGCTTTTTCCCTATGTCATTCCCTACCTTGATCCTGAAAGCACGACTATCATTTTTGTTAATACAAGAGCTCAAGCAGAGAGCTGGTTTAGGGCTATTTCTGAATTTGAAAAAGGATGGAAGAAAATAACCGCTCTCCATCATAGCGCACTCGATAGAGAGGTCCGGGAAGAGGTTGAGACGAAAGCCAAATCAGGAGACTTAAGCTTTATTATTGCCACCTCCTCGCTTGATCTAGGAATAGATTTTCCAAGTGTTGACAAAGTCATACAAATTGGATCTCCTAAAAGTGTCAGCCGCCTTTTACAAAGGGCCGGACGGTCAAGACATAGGCCGAATGAACCAAGCCATATCCTTCTTCTGCCGACTCATGCACTTGAAGTCATTGAAATTAAATCTCTTATTCAAGCAGTTACAAAAAATAAAATAGAAAAGAGAGAGCCCTTAACTCAAAATTTTGATGTTCTTGTGCAGCATTTGACAACCTTGGCTTTAGGCTCCGGGCTTGACCCGCATCTTGGCTTTGAAGAAGCCCTCTCTACCCATGCCTTTAAAGACTTAACCAAAGAAGAATTTGAAGAGTGTTTGGATTTCCTTATAAGAGGCGGAAAAAGTTTAAAGGCGTACCCGGACTACAAAAAAATTCATTTAGAGAACGGGCTTTTAAAGGTTAAAGAAAAGCAAATTGCTACAAGGCATCGACTAAGCATAGGCACGATTCAAAGCGAAGCTTCAGCATCCGTCAGAATGGTAAAAGGTAAAAATGTGGGTTCATTAGAGGAAAGTTTTATTTCTCAATTAGCACCCGGGGAGCATTTTTCTTTAGGCGGGGTTGCCTATCAACTTATACGCTATAAAGACCTTGTAGCTACCGTTCGATTAAGTAAAAATCCAAAACTAATCCACACCCCTATTTGGGGCGGGGGGCTTTTGCCTTTTTCAAAAACGGCAGCTTCTGAATTAAAGCTTGTTTTAGATGATTTCGCGACTAAAAAATCGAGGGACGACTCCATAACAACTAAAATTTTAGAGTGGCAAGAAAAAATATCTACCGTCCCGAAAAAGGAAGAGTTTCTGGTAGAAGAGATTAAAACCCGGGATGGCTGGCATCTTTTCTTTTATCCTTTGCTTGGAAGAAAAACCCATGAAGCCTTAGCGCTTCTTTTTTCTTATCGCTTAACTCACCTTTTTGAAACGACGCTCTCTTTTGCGGCCAATGATTTTGGGTTTGAAATCTTATCGAGTAAAAAGCTCGAGATTGACGAAAAGAAAATTAAAGAGTTATGCTCTTTGGATTCAGCCCTCCTTGATTTAGAGAAAAGCGTTCATCTCTCAGAGATTGCAAAAGTTAAATTTAGAGAAATCGCTAGAATCAGCGGGCTTGTGTTTACCGGATACCCGGGTGGATTTTCGAAAAGTTTAAGACAGCTACAAGCCTCTTCATCGCTTCTTTTCGATGTGTTCACAAAATATGACCCGGAGCAGTTTTTATTAAAACAAGCCTACTTTGAAGCAAAGCTTGAAAAACTTGGATTAGACGATTTTTTAGAAGACCTAAAATCAATTAACGAGCTTACAATTAAACACATAGAACTTAAGAAATTAAGTTTATTCTCTCTTCCTCTTTATGCGGAATTAGACTTGGGAAGATTAAGTTCGGAAGATATTTTTAAACGAATAGAAACGATTCGGAAAGGCTGGAGAAAATCAGCATGA
- the pdeM gene encoding ligase-associated DNA damage response endonuclease PdeM — protein MSVSINLGGESVELLPEKAIFWPAMEMLIVADLHLGKAATFRKLGVGIPEGNMEEDLNLLEICVKKRNAKRCLILGDLVHSGDGLTPYVLDQISKWVKRLHCPLYLTLGNHDKSLKAEKLAEWGIAASGDPLVIPPFAFCHHPPDETPDRFTMAGHIHPQVVLKQGPDRVRLPCFHVKDQVVILPAFGSFTGGHTISWTSNDRVFATTGTSLIEI, from the coding sequence ATGAGTGTCAGCATTAATCTTGGCGGCGAAAGTGTCGAACTGCTACCTGAAAAGGCCATTTTTTGGCCCGCAATGGAAATGCTGATTGTCGCTGATTTGCATCTTGGCAAAGCCGCAACTTTTCGAAAACTTGGCGTCGGTATCCCTGAAGGCAATATGGAAGAAGATCTAAACCTTCTTGAAATATGCGTAAAAAAGAGAAACGCAAAAAGATGTTTGATTTTAGGCGACCTTGTTCATTCAGGCGATGGCTTAACACCTTACGTTTTAGATCAAATTTCAAAATGGGTAAAAAGATTGCATTGCCCTTTATATCTTACACTTGGCAATCATGATAAAAGCCTAAAAGCTGAAAAGCTCGCTGAATGGGGAATCGCAGCTTCAGGAGACCCTCTTGTCATCCCTCCTTTTGCTTTTTGCCATCACCCACCGGATGAGACCCCGGATAGATTTACTATGGCAGGGCATATTCACCCTCAAGTCGTTCTAAAACAAGGACCTGATAGAGTCAGACTCCCTTGTTTCCATGTAAAGGATCAGGTTGTAATTTTGCCTGCCTTTGGTTCATTCACAGGAGGCCACACGATCAGCTGGACCTCAAATGATCGAGTTTTTGCAACCACCGGAACAAGCCTCATCGAAATTTAA
- a CDS encoding host attachment protein, whose translation MQKETWIVVANKEKARIFEVEKFGSLKEIHTLIHPQSGLKADELYSDNMGCTTEAFRMGQHMMEPATTYKVKEAIIFARQISKYLDAEKKTGSFTRMFLMAEPSFLGVLRNELSASVTKCVEAEVSKDLTKFTAGEIWTHMPVVN comes from the coding sequence ATGCAAAAAGAAACTTGGATTGTTGTGGCTAATAAAGAAAAAGCTAGAATCTTTGAAGTGGAGAAATTTGGAAGCCTTAAAGAAATACATACCCTTATCCATCCGCAAAGCGGGCTAAAAGCAGATGAGCTTTATTCAGACAATATGGGTTGCACAACAGAAGCTTTTCGCATGGGTCAGCATATGATGGAGCCCGCCACCACCTATAAAGTAAAAGAAGCGATTATTTTCGCCCGTCAAATATCTAAGTATCTAGATGCCGAAAAGAAAACCGGCAGTTTTACACGCATGTTTCTTATGGCAGAACCAAGCTTTCTTGGGGTGCTTAGAAATGAACTTAGCGCGAGTGTCACAAAATGCGTTGAAGCTGAAGTTTCAAAGGACCTGACCAAATTTACCGCCGGAGAAATTTGGACTCATATGCCCGTCGTGAATTAA
- a CDS encoding RhoGEF domain-containing protein, producing MNTSSGAASGNNPNYEVTNLNVQQTNKSSDLSKPAKFEGTAKINGRNVTVTLNYERGIDLKTAQKDMNVTMQKVAYLMKEKKLGVQYTEAAFKGSEIRLKSSQDSLVLNEKGLTKEVERGVKNAKKEIKDLQNQERKLERQTRKFIRKANPDKLNEAREKLSNTRARLSEMKEKQNELKGYTRVFKNKLPKNTTTDISAHSVPKRPFPYEPKETERALRTPRPVSTKPLPPLPAKLLAPTQSPSAPLKERPQAQLRTPPQFPKRPMPPIPQKTEGQVPTRPIPATPQKTEGQGRMTPPVPTRAVPATPPKAQGQGRAVPQVPNRPIPATPPKTEGQGRAKPPVPNRPIPATPQTATGQARTMHQVPNRPIPATPQTSQGAQFGPRQLRNALRNEAQSNAGKTPKTQTSAPSVAKAPLQSFLPFDRTKKMSEQTLPTVYTKDFDASIYVADDVRDEKKTQFLIAAKEILTTEQTFKTNMVILLEGLNNLELELKKQGKELPRNLAENRKELVSIIEASGKLIDKLETMHQKDGKIHASTLAEILDSPEIKQCLTHLAKASLSNSAVTEEIIKLKSGKTTKKALEAVQQELSKATPLDIDSLIIQPIQRGPRYELLAKEILKAVDPRPEKPETDAGKALEKDIASIKDTITNYNTQIRDRELSLELKLLQRSKLKGGLPILQGKAFSRVRTKNIKPDDFITTLQHLTDKNGTRKYLENRSSEELKAFKDLPKVFNAFKSFAESKFKKELSEEQKSRIDNLIGELEEISKLAAR from the coding sequence ATGAATACAAGTAGTGGTGCTGCTTCAGGTAATAATCCTAATTATGAAGTTACAAATCTAAACGTCCAGCAAACAAATAAAAGTTCCGACTTATCTAAGCCCGCAAAGTTTGAGGGGACCGCTAAGATCAATGGAAGAAATGTCACGGTGACTCTTAATTACGAACGGGGAATAGATCTTAAGACGGCGCAAAAAGATATGAATGTCACTATGCAAAAAGTGGCTTATCTTATGAAAGAAAAGAAACTTGGCGTTCAATACACGGAGGCTGCTTTTAAAGGTTCAGAAATAAGGCTTAAATCTTCTCAAGATTCTTTGGTTTTAAATGAGAAAGGTTTGACTAAGGAAGTTGAAAGAGGAGTTAAGAATGCTAAGAAAGAGATTAAGGACTTACAAAATCAAGAGCGGAAACTTGAGCGGCAGACGAGGAAATTCATAAGAAAAGCAAATCCTGACAAACTGAATGAAGCAAGAGAAAAACTCAGCAATACAAGAGCGCGTCTTTCTGAAATGAAAGAGAAACAAAATGAATTAAAAGGATATACTAGAGTTTTTAAAAATAAACTTCCCAAAAATACCACTACAGATATTTCCGCTCATTCCGTCCCTAAAAGACCGTTTCCTTATGAACCGAAAGAAACAGAGAGAGCTTTAAGAACCCCTCGTCCGGTTTCAACTAAACCTCTACCACCATTACCTGCAAAACTTTTAGCACCCACTCAATCTCCTTCTGCCCCCCTGAAAGAGAGGCCTCAAGCTCAATTAAGGACTCCTCCTCAATTTCCGAAGAGGCCCATGCCTCCAATCCCTCAAAAGACTGAAGGACAAGTGCCTACTAGGCCAATACCGGCAACTCCTCAAAAAACTGAGGGACAAGGGAGAATGACACCTCCAGTGCCTACTAGGGCCGTACCGGCAACGCCTCCAAAAGCTCAGGGACAAGGGAGAGCGGTACCTCAAGTGCCTAATAGGCCAATACCGGCAACGCCTCCAAAAACTGAAGGACAAGGAAGAGCGAAACCTCCAGTGCCAAACAGGCCCATACCGGCAACTCCACAAACAGCCACGGGACAAGCGAGAACGATGCATCAAGTTCCTAATAGACCGATACCGGCCACTCCTCAAACATCTCAGGGAGCTCAGTTTGGACCCCGTCAGTTGAGAAATGCCTTGAGAAATGAAGCACAATCCAATGCAGGGAAAACCCCAAAAACCCAAACTTCAGCTCCCTCTGTTGCTAAAGCGCCTCTTCAGAGCTTCCTTCCCTTTGATCGTACAAAAAAAATGTCTGAACAAACTTTACCGACCGTTTACACCAAAGACTTTGATGCTTCAATTTATGTAGCAGATGATGTAAGGGATGAAAAAAAAACCCAGTTTTTGATTGCAGCCAAAGAAATTCTTACAACCGAGCAAACATTTAAAACAAACATGGTAATTCTTCTCGAGGGATTAAACAACCTAGAATTGGAATTGAAAAAGCAGGGAAAAGAACTCCCTCGGAATCTTGCTGAGAATAGGAAAGAGCTTGTGTCAATCATTGAAGCTTCAGGTAAATTAATTGATAAATTAGAAACAATGCATCAAAAGGATGGAAAAATACACGCCTCAACGCTTGCCGAAATATTAGATTCACCTGAAATTAAGCAGTGCTTGACTCATTTAGCTAAGGCTTCATTGTCTAACTCAGCGGTAACCGAAGAAATTATTAAATTGAAATCCGGAAAGACCACCAAAAAAGCCTTGGAAGCTGTCCAACAAGAATTATCTAAAGCTACTCCATTAGATATAGATTCCCTTATTATACAGCCGATACAAAGGGGGCCAAGGTACGAACTGTTGGCCAAGGAAATTTTAAAAGCAGTTGATCCAAGACCTGAGAAACCGGAAACAGATGCCGGCAAAGCATTAGAAAAAGATATCGCCTCAATAAAAGACACTATTACAAATTATAATACACAGATAAGGGATAGGGAGCTCTCTTTAGAACTTAAACTGCTGCAAAGATCTAAATTGAAAGGAGGCTTGCCCATCTTGCAAGGAAAGGCTTTTTCAAGGGTAAGAACAAAAAATATTAAGCCTGATGATTTCATAACAACCTTGCAGCATCTAACGGATAAAAATGGAACCCGAAAGTATTTAGAGAATAGATCTTCTGAAGAATTGAAAGCCTTTAAAGACCTTCCGAAAGTTTTTAATGCCTTTAAATCTTTTGCTGAATCTAAATTTAAAAAAGAGTTAAGCGAGGAGCAAAAAAGCCGCATAGACAATCTTATAGGAGAATTAGAAGAAATATCTAAGTTAGCGGCTAGATAG
- a CDS encoding aldo/keto reductase produces the protein MRYRLFGNTGLKVSEICLGTMTFGEEFKWGSDEKSSLEVFKTYVEAGGNFLDTANYYTKGTSETLIGKFASKIRQSLVIATKYTLSQDPKDPNASGNHRKNLFRSLEESLKRLKTDYIDIYWVHAFDGITPIEETLRALDDAVRQGKILYAGISDAPAWVIAKGNTEALFRNKIAFSGIQVNYSLIERTSERDLIPMAEDFKMAVTAWSPLGMGVLAGKYSSPEGKKGPKESRFAINPEFGKRFLSEKNLAIAKTVQQIAKKLKVTAAEVALNWLLQRPFPVIPIVGAKNKKQLQENLGCLNFKLNEKDLKLLDEVSDISLGFPHDFLKESGIRKLIHGEVEDKLLL, from the coding sequence ATGCGTTATCGATTATTTGGCAATACAGGCCTAAAAGTTTCTGAAATTTGTCTTGGAACCATGACTTTCGGAGAAGAATTTAAGTGGGGATCTGATGAAAAAAGCTCTCTTGAAGTTTTTAAAACTTATGTAGAAGCAGGAGGCAATTTTCTTGATACGGCCAATTATTACACAAAAGGAACAAGTGAAACCTTAATTGGTAAATTTGCATCTAAAATAAGACAAAGTCTTGTGATTGCTACCAAATACACACTCTCTCAGGATCCAAAGGACCCTAACGCTTCCGGCAACCATCGAAAAAACCTATTTCGCTCGCTCGAAGAAAGCTTAAAAAGATTAAAAACCGATTACATTGATATCTATTGGGTGCATGCCTTCGATGGAATTACTCCTATAGAAGAAACTTTAAGGGCCCTTGATGATGCGGTAAGGCAGGGCAAAATTCTTTATGCCGGGATATCTGATGCCCCGGCTTGGGTCATTGCTAAAGGCAATACCGAAGCCTTGTTTAGAAATAAAATAGCCTTTAGCGGCATTCAAGTGAACTATAGCCTCATTGAAAGAACATCAGAAAGAGATCTTATCCCCATGGCAGAAGATTTTAAAATGGCAGTCACTGCCTGGTCTCCTCTTGGAATGGGAGTCTTAGCCGGAAAATATTCTTCTCCAGAAGGTAAAAAAGGCCCTAAAGAAAGCCGATTTGCGATCAACCCGGAATTCGGGAAGAGATTCTTATCTGAAAAAAATTTAGCGATTGCTAAAACCGTTCAGCAAATCGCAAAAAAATTAAAAGTTACCGCTGCAGAAGTGGCTTTAAATTGGCTCTTACAGCGTCCTTTTCCGGTGATTCCTATAGTCGGCGCTAAAAATAAGAAGCAGCTTCAAGAAAATTTGGGGTGTCTAAATTTTAAACTTAATGAAAAAGACTTAAAACTTCTTGATGAAGTAAGCGACATTTCTCTTGGTTTTCCGCATGATTTTTTAAAGGAATCAGGAATTCGAAAACTCATCCATGGAGAAGTTGAAGATAAGCTATTGCTCTAG
- a CDS encoding inverse autotransporter beta domain-containing protein — MKAWTRKLRFSAILSIFSVAITLPGLTYGDCSGPGNNCVDGRLEIGYSNGDFIGLKDAYGEADLFVPLPFLDKCFSFIDARGYRFNDNLSGASLGLGFRCCGLDIIDDSVWGANIFWDYRQGTLGEYFTRVGIGLEWLGNWDFRINGYIPTGTQIEHSRERWVDSVSGFEVECDRYEYSTSGGFDMEIGAPIGRVCNYWLYGATGPYFFTGAETTGYFGMQARLELHWKSFLSFQVRTSWDSKNQSQTQGTVFIILPFELFANWCCLCTGNLGLNPYTKKVQRIGTIFMHRKGCNDNWYPIN, encoded by the coding sequence ATGAAAGCTTGGACTCGTAAACTTAGATTTTCAGCTATCTTAAGCATTTTTAGTGTGGCGATAACTCTTCCAGGTTTAACCTACGGGGATTGTTCCGGTCCCGGCAACAATTGTGTCGATGGCCGTCTTGAAATCGGGTATTCAAATGGCGATTTTATCGGATTGAAAGACGCTTATGGCGAAGCGGATTTATTTGTTCCGCTTCCCTTTTTGGATAAATGCTTTTCTTTTATTGACGCAAGAGGCTATCGATTCAACGACAACTTATCCGGCGCAAGCCTTGGACTTGGCTTTAGATGCTGCGGTCTTGATATTATCGATGATAGCGTCTGGGGTGCCAACATATTTTGGGACTACCGCCAAGGAACTCTTGGAGAATATTTCACAAGAGTCGGCATTGGCTTAGAGTGGCTTGGCAATTGGGATTTCCGTATCAATGGCTATATCCCGACCGGCACACAGATTGAACATTCAAGAGAAAGATGGGTCGATAGCGTCAGCGGCTTTGAAGTTGAATGCGATCGATACGAATACTCAACAAGCGGCGGATTCGACATGGAAATCGGCGCGCCTATTGGACGGGTATGTAATTATTGGCTCTATGGTGCAACGGGCCCCTACTTTTTTACAGGCGCAGAGACTACCGGCTATTTCGGGATGCAAGCAAGACTTGAGCTTCATTGGAAGTCTTTCCTATCTTTCCAAGTTAGAACAAGCTGGGATAGCAAGAATCAGTCCCAGACTCAAGGCACCGTCTTTATCATCCTTCCTTTCGAGCTTTTTGCCAACTGGTGCTGTCTTTGCACGGGCAATTTAGGGTTAAACCCCTACACTAAAAAAGTTCAGCGTATCGGCACCATCTTTATGCATAGAAAAGGCTGCAACGACAATTGGTACCCCATCAATTAA
- a CDS encoding ankyrin repeat domain-containing protein, with protein sequence MQSASNRPLVPVILKTNLTPLFTPKQTSLSHRLPTSLGGRIHSSFFTESNLSTTHTFTRKNSQDSSLRKIILALSVGTVVGSKALSQSRFYSEKLHADKKNIYERLSETLGVTAQKLAKSPETYFSLIYKQIELGNLDVVKDCLEIGMDPFYNPYEFTKKLDILLYAIFLGKLEIVQYLLEETPYNINCSYVFYMPYAEGYGEFKDSVPMTIVGTHPFQARFFDCVTPVYMAVLANKPEILKLLTENGADCNLKNISGNHRSLNPFICAIEKGHKECFDILLKRGNIDVNCKCRARTPLELAIKKNNLPMIEDLLNAGAKLPPEIKDVKDARAILAFYTRKESMII encoded by the coding sequence ATGCAATCAGCTTCAAATAGACCTCTTGTGCCGGTTATTCTAAAAACAAACCTAACTCCTTTGTTTACTCCTAAACAAACGTCTTTGTCTCACAGACTACCGACATCGCTTGGCGGGCGCATTCATTCAAGCTTTTTTACAGAAAGCAATTTATCGACGACGCATACATTTACTCGAAAAAATTCTCAAGATTCTTCACTCAGAAAAATCATATTGGCTTTGAGCGTTGGAACTGTTGTTGGATCAAAGGCTCTCTCTCAAAGCCGCTTTTATAGCGAAAAATTGCATGCGGATAAAAAAAATATCTATGAACGCTTAAGCGAAACGCTAGGTGTCACCGCCCAAAAATTAGCAAAGTCTCCTGAAACTTACTTTTCTCTAATCTATAAGCAAATAGAGTTGGGAAATCTTGATGTTGTCAAAGATTGTTTAGAAATTGGGATGGATCCTTTTTATAATCCTTACGAATTCACCAAAAAATTGGATATTCTTCTTTATGCCATTTTTCTTGGCAAGCTAGAGATCGTCCAATACCTCCTAGAAGAGACACCCTATAATATTAATTGTTCGTATGTTTTCTACATGCCTTATGCAGAAGGTTATGGTGAGTTTAAAGATTCTGTTCCTATGACCATAGTTGGAACTCATCCCTTTCAAGCACGTTTTTTTGATTGTGTAACTCCGGTCTACATGGCAGTTTTGGCTAATAAACCTGAAATTTTAAAGTTGCTTACAGAAAATGGAGCTGATTGCAATTTAAAAAATATTTCAGGGAATCATCGTTCACTAAATCCCTTTATTTGCGCTATTGAAAAAGGACATAAAGAGTGTTTTGATATATTGTTAAAAAGGGGGAATATTGATGTTAATTGTAAATGCAGAGCTCGAACCCCTCTTGAACTTGCAATTAAAAAAAATAACCTTCCCATGATTGAAGATTTACTGAATGCCGGGGCTAAACTTCCTCCCGAAATCAAGGATGTAAAGGACGCCCGGGCCATTTTAGCTTTCTATACACGTAAGGAATCGATGATCATCTAA
- the trxB gene encoding thioredoxin-disulfide reductase, protein MTKHKAETVNLVIIGSGPAGYTAAIYASRANLFPVLYEGFFSGPAGGQLMTTTDVENFPGFPEGIMGPKLMDQFRNQAARFGTKIISDDVVSVDFSVYPYHVVGKNHEHYAKSVIIATGANAKRLEIPGANEGEFWQRGVTACAVCDGAMPIFRGKDLYVIGGGDSAVEEATYLTKFASKVFIVHRRDELRASKIMAERALSHPKVEILWDSVVTKVDGGHVVEHVVIKNLKTGVETKKPAGGLFFAIGHTPNTAFLKGQVDLHDNGYIKVRDGTRTNLKLVYACGDAMDHVYRQAITAAGTGCMAALDAERDLAAEGLD, encoded by the coding sequence ATGACTAAGCACAAGGCTGAAACAGTAAATCTTGTCATCATCGGTTCAGGACCTGCCGGCTATACGGCTGCGATTTACGCCTCAAGAGCAAACCTTTTCCCTGTTCTTTATGAAGGCTTTTTTTCAGGACCGGCAGGCGGCCAGCTTATGACGACCACAGATGTCGAGAATTTCCCCGGATTTCCTGAAGGTATTATGGGCCCGAAGCTCATGGATCAATTTAGAAACCAAGCCGCTCGTTTTGGCACCAAAATTATCTCTGATGATGTCGTCTCGGTTGATTTTTCAGTATACCCCTATCATGTTGTTGGAAAAAATCATGAGCACTATGCAAAATCTGTCATTATTGCCACGGGCGCGAATGCAAAACGTCTAGAAATTCCGGGAGCGAATGAAGGCGAATTTTGGCAAAGAGGGGTGACGGCTTGCGCTGTATGCGATGGTGCTATGCCTATTTTCAGAGGAAAAGATTTATACGTCATCGGAGGCGGCGATTCAGCTGTTGAAGAAGCGACTTATCTTACCAAATTTGCGAGCAAAGTCTTTATTGTTCATAGAAGGGATGAACTTCGCGCATCAAAAATTATGGCTGAAAGAGCATTATCCCATCCAAAAGTTGAAATCCTTTGGGATAGCGTGGTCACAAAAGTTGATGGCGGTCATGTCGTGGAACATGTCGTCATTAAAAACCTTAAGACAGGCGTTGAAACTAAAAAGCCTGCCGGGGGATTATTCTTTGCGATTGGCCACACACCCAACACTGCTTTTTTAAAAGGGCAAGTCGATCTTCATGACAATGGTTATATCAAAGTGAGAGACGGAACAAGAACCAACCTAAAGCTTGTTTATGCTTGCGGGGATGCTATGGATCATGTGTATCGACAAGCGATCACAGCTGCAGGTACAGGCTGCATGGCGGCTTTAGATGCCGAACGGGATCTTGCCGCGGAAGGGTTAGACTAA